A region of Aliivibrio fischeri DNA encodes the following proteins:
- a CDS encoding ParA family protein, whose amino-acid sequence MLVGYKRAQCKKVLVINRKGGAGKSTFAIAMASFYAHQKVKTEIIDLDPQGTSHFWGSKTEGVRTTRFLPSSNVPFLSLYVWKRTLKSQ is encoded by the coding sequence ATGTTAGTTGGATATAAACGAGCACAATGTAAAAAAGTTCTTGTCATCAACCGTAAAGGTGGCGCAGGCAAATCCACGTTCGCAATAGCAATGGCGTCTTTCTACGCTCATCAAAAAGTAAAAACGGAAATCATTGATCTTGACCCTCAAGGTACAAGCCACTTTTGGGGCAGTAAAACCGAAGGGGTGAGAACGACTCGTTTTTTACCATCATCAAATGTGCCTTTTCTCTCGCTTTACGTTTGGAAGCGGACACTAAAATCACAGTGA
- the spoT gene encoding bifunctional GTP diphosphokinase/guanosine-3',5'-bis pyrophosphate 3'-pyrophosphohydrolase produces the protein MDLFDSLKDVAKDYLPEPHIEALRRSYLVAKEAHEGQTRSSGEPYIIHPVAVARILAEMKLDHKTLMAALLHDVIEDTEVSKEELAEQFGDTVAELVDGVSKLDKLKFRDKKEAQAENFRKMVMAMVQDIRVILIKLADRTHNMRTLGALRPDKRRRIARETLEIFSPLAHRLGIHNIKTELEELGFEALYPNRYRVLKEVVKSARGNRKEMIQKIHSEIEGRIAEAGITGRVIGREKNLFAIYNKMKNKEQRFHTIMDIYAFRVITDNVDTCYRALGQVHSIYKPRPGRIKDYIAVPKANGYQSLHTSMVGPHGVPVEVQIRTEDMEQMANKGVAAHWSYKEGDNSSTTAQIRAQRWMQSLLELQQSAGSSFEFIENVKSDLFPNEIYVFTPKGRIFELPVGATAVDFAYAVHSDVGNSCVGSRVNRQPYPLSKPLKNGQTVEIISAPGARPNAAWLNYVVTSKARTKIRQVLKTMRREDSVVLGRRLLNHALGHNVSLDDISQENIDHVLSDLKLAELDDLLAAIGLGELMSIVIARRLLGSADELTEQTSNIETTTGKKLPIRGADGILLTFANCCRPIPGDHIIAHVSPGRGLVVHMEECANVRGYQKELDKYMGVEWADEFDQEFDTALDIDIQNHQGALADLANVIAGTGSNIRGISTEEKDGRLYTVTIELTVKDRKHLAEIMRRIRVMPHALKVRRHKN, from the coding sequence TTGGATTTATTCGATAGCCTGAAAGATGTTGCCAAAGATTACCTGCCAGAGCCTCACATTGAGGCTCTTCGTCGATCTTATCTGGTAGCAAAAGAAGCCCATGAAGGGCAAACTCGCTCAAGTGGCGAACCTTATATCATCCACCCAGTAGCTGTGGCTCGAATCCTTGCAGAAATGAAGCTCGACCACAAAACGCTGATGGCTGCGCTGCTTCATGATGTTATTGAAGACACAGAAGTTAGCAAAGAAGAGCTCGCAGAGCAGTTTGGTGATACGGTTGCCGAATTAGTGGATGGTGTTTCTAAGCTGGACAAACTTAAGTTCCGCGATAAAAAAGAAGCACAGGCTGAAAACTTCCGAAAAATGGTCATGGCGATGGTGCAAGACATCCGCGTTATATTGATCAAACTTGCTGACCGAACTCATAACATGCGCACGTTGGGTGCTTTACGCCCTGATAAACGTCGCCGCATTGCTCGTGAAACTTTAGAAATCTTCTCTCCTTTGGCGCATCGCCTTGGTATCCACAATATTAAAACTGAACTTGAAGAGTTAGGTTTTGAAGCCCTTTACCCTAATCGCTATCGCGTATTAAAAGAAGTGGTGAAGTCAGCTCGTGGTAACCGTAAAGAGATGATCCAAAAAATTCACTCAGAAATTGAAGGCCGTATTGCTGAAGCTGGCATCACAGGTCGAGTGATTGGTAGAGAGAAAAACCTGTTCGCTATTTACAATAAAATGAAAAATAAAGAACAGCGTTTCCATACCATTATGGATATCTATGCGTTCCGAGTAATTACCGATAATGTCGATACTTGTTATCGAGCATTAGGCCAAGTTCACAGCATTTACAAACCTCGTCCGGGTCGTATTAAAGACTATATTGCTGTACCAAAAGCCAATGGCTACCAATCGCTTCATACCTCTATGGTTGGCCCTCACGGTGTTCCTGTTGAAGTACAAATTCGTACTGAAGATATGGAGCAAATGGCGAACAAAGGTGTTGCTGCACATTGGTCGTACAAAGAAGGCGATAACTCTAGCACGACGGCTCAAATCCGAGCACAACGCTGGATGCAAAGCTTACTTGAACTTCAACAAAGTGCAGGTAGCTCATTTGAATTTATTGAAAACGTAAAATCGGATCTCTTCCCGAACGAAATTTACGTTTTCACTCCAAAAGGCCGTATTTTTGAACTGCCTGTTGGCGCAACGGCTGTAGATTTTGCTTACGCCGTTCACTCTGATGTTGGTAACAGTTGTGTTGGTTCACGTGTTAACCGTCAACCTTACCCACTAAGTAAACCACTTAAAAATGGTCAAACGGTTGAAATCATCAGTGCTCCAGGTGCTCGTCCAAATGCAGCATGGCTGAACTACGTAGTGACATCAAAAGCACGTACGAAGATCCGCCAAGTGCTAAAAACCATGCGTAGAGAAGATTCTGTAGTATTAGGTCGTCGCCTATTGAATCACGCTTTAGGTCATAACGTATCACTAGACGATATCTCTCAAGAGAATATTGATCACGTTTTATCTGATCTTAAATTAGCAGAACTGGATGACTTACTGGCCGCTATCGGCTTAGGTGAGTTGATGAGTATTGTTATTGCTCGTCGCCTATTAGGCTCTGCTGATGAATTAACGGAACAAACCTCAAACATTGAAACCACCACTGGTAAAAAACTACCAATCCGTGGTGCTGATGGCATCTTACTGACATTTGCAAACTGTTGTCGCCCTATTCCGGGTGATCACATTATTGCTCACGTAAGTCCTGGCCGTGGCCTTGTGGTTCATATGGAAGAGTGTGCAAATGTTCGTGGTTATCAAAAAGAACTTGATAAGTACATGGGCGTTGAATGGGCTGATGAATTCGATCAAGAATTTGATACGGCATTAGATATTGATATCCAAAACCACCAAGGTGCATTAGCTGATTTGGCGAATGTGATTGCAGGTACAGGATCAAATATCCGTGGTATTTCAACAGAAGAAAAAGATGGACGCTTATATACAGTAACCATCGAACTTACGGTAAAAGATCGTAAGCATTTAGCTGAAATAATGCGTCGTATCCGTGTTATGCCACACGCACTTAAAGTACGTAGACATAAGAACTAG
- the rph gene encoding ribonuclease PH, whose protein sequence is MRPSGRTAQQVRPITLTRNFTAHAEGSVLVEFGNTKVICTASVEENVPRWLKGKGKGWVTAEYGMLPRATHTRNRREAASGKQGGRTMEIQRLIARSLRAAVDLEALGEQMITVDCDVIQADGGTRTASITGASVALADAINHMIATGKLKSNPMKGHVAAVSVGIYNGEAICDLEYLEDSAADTDMNVVMMEDGKMIEVQGTAEEAPFSHQELLDMLALAQQGINDIIEKQKAALAE, encoded by the coding sequence ATGCGTCCTAGCGGAAGAACAGCTCAGCAAGTCCGTCCAATTACACTTACTCGTAACTTCACTGCACACGCAGAGGGTTCAGTATTAGTTGAATTTGGTAATACAAAAGTAATTTGTACTGCAAGTGTTGAAGAAAACGTTCCTCGCTGGTTAAAAGGCAAAGGGAAAGGTTGGGTAACCGCTGAGTACGGTATGTTACCTCGCGCAACACACACTCGTAATCGCCGTGAAGCAGCAAGCGGTAAACAAGGTGGTCGTACGATGGAAATCCAACGTTTGATCGCTCGTAGTTTACGTGCAGCCGTTGACCTAGAAGCACTAGGTGAACAAATGATCACAGTTGACTGTGACGTTATTCAAGCTGACGGTGGTACTCGTACAGCATCTATTACTGGTGCAAGTGTGGCGTTAGCTGACGCAATTAATCACATGATTGCTACGGGTAAACTAAAATCGAACCCAATGAAAGGTCATGTAGCGGCGGTTTCTGTTGGTATCTACAACGGTGAAGCAATTTGCGACCTTGAGTATCTAGAAGACTCAGCAGCAGATACAGACATGAACGTTGTCATGATGGAAGATGGCAAAATGATTGAAGTGCAGGGCACGGCAGAAGAAGCACCGTTCTCTCACCAAGAATTGTTAGACATGCTGGCTCTTGCGCAACAGGGCATCAATGACATTATTGAGAAGCAGAAAGCGGCGTTGGCCGAATAA
- the gmk gene encoding guanylate kinase, with amino-acid sequence MSKGTLYIVSAPSGAGKSSLISALLESNPTYAMKVSVSHTTRGMRPGETDGVHYHFIQKEHFEELIQKGEFLEYAEVFGNYYGTSRVWIEETLDKGIDVFLDIDWQGARQIREQMPLAKSVFILPPSNGELERRLNARGQDSDAVIAKRMSEAKSEISHYDEYDYVIINDDFDTAQMDFRSIIRAERLKQDKQTTKYKGMLEALLAD; translated from the coding sequence ATGAGCAAAGGTACACTTTATATTGTGTCAGCCCCAAGTGGTGCTGGTAAGTCGAGTTTGATCTCGGCACTGTTAGAAAGCAACCCAACTTATGCTATGAAAGTCTCTGTGTCTCATACTACTCGTGGTATGCGCCCAGGAGAAACTGATGGTGTTCATTATCACTTTATTCAGAAAGAGCATTTTGAAGAACTGATTCAAAAAGGTGAATTCTTAGAATATGCCGAAGTGTTCGGTAACTACTACGGAACATCTCGAGTATGGATCGAAGAGACCCTTGATAAAGGTATTGATGTGTTCTTAGATATTGATTGGCAAGGTGCTCGTCAAATCCGTGAACAAATGCCTTTAGCAAAAAGCGTATTCATTCTACCTCCATCAAATGGAGAACTAGAACGACGCCTAAATGCACGTGGCCAAGACAGCGATGCTGTTATTGCTAAGCGCATGAGCGAAGCAAAATCTGAAATTTCACATTACGATGAATACGATTATGTGATCATTAATGACGATTTTGATACTGCACAAATGGACTTCCGTTCAATTATCCGTGCAGAACGCTTAAAACAAGACAAACAAACAACGAAATATAAAGGCATGTTAGAAGCGCTATTAGCGGACTAA
- the pyrE gene encoding orotate phosphoribosyltransferase: MKAYQREFIEFALEKEVLKFGEFTLKSGRKSPYFFNAGLFNTGRDLARLGRFYAAALADSGIEYDVLFGPAYKGIPIATTTAVALADHHDTDKPYCFNRKEAKDHGEGGNLVGSALEGRIMLVDDVITAGTAIRESMEIIQANGADLAGVLVAIDRQEKGKGELSAIQEVERDFNCSIISIVSLTDLISFLEEKGDNAEQLEAVKAYRAEFGI, translated from the coding sequence ATGAAAGCATACCAGCGTGAGTTTATTGAATTTGCCCTTGAGAAAGAAGTACTAAAGTTTGGTGAGTTTACTTTAAAGTCTGGTCGTAAAAGCCCATATTTCTTTAACGCTGGCTTATTTAATACCGGTCGTGATTTAGCACGTTTAGGTCGTTTTTATGCAGCTGCATTGGCGGATTCTGGTATTGAATATGATGTATTATTTGGCCCTGCGTACAAAGGGATTCCAATCGCAACAACGACAGCAGTAGCATTAGCTGATCACCATGATACAGATAAGCCATACTGTTTTAACCGTAAAGAAGCAAAAGATCACGGTGAAGGCGGCAACCTAGTTGGTAGCGCACTTGAAGGTCGCATTATGCTAGTTGATGACGTGATCACAGCTGGTACAGCGATTCGTGAATCAATGGAAATCATTCAAGCAAATGGCGCTGATTTAGCGGGTGTTCTTGTGGCTATTGACCGTCAAGAAAAAGGCAAAGGTGAGTTATCGGCGATTCAAGAAGTTGAACGTGACTTCAATTGCTCAATCATTTCGATTGTAAGTCTGACAGACTTAATCTCTTTCTTAGAAGAGAAAGGCGATAATGCTGAGCAACTAGAAGCCGTAAAAGCGTACCGTGCTGAGTTTGGTATCTAA
- a CDS encoding DMT family transporter, translating to MNKKYLPALLFVSVCLIWGTTWLAMEFAVQTIPPIFATGLRFLIASPLLIMLAKLFKQSLFFPKGKRLWMLIVAMFYFAIPFTLMIFGEQYISSGLASIIFANMPIAVMFTSSLFLGLKLRKIQIGGLFVAVLSLILILTKEMSLGGEDYLLGFLALGGAVLMHAIMYVLVEKFCERVPVLTYNALPSLIASLCLLVTSMFIEQPDVSTFSVDSIMAVVYLGIFASVGGIVAYFKLGQVSSPFTASICFLFFPLIALSLSVWFAGNSISTTSVLLLLPLLCGILVTKLDASFWTKLFSLGMGERRKQKVS from the coding sequence ATGAATAAGAAATATTTACCCGCATTATTGTTTGTTTCAGTGTGTTTAATTTGGGGAACAACTTGGCTTGCAATGGAGTTTGCCGTTCAGACGATTCCTCCAATCTTTGCGACTGGTTTGCGTTTTTTAATCGCTTCACCACTACTAATCATGTTGGCTAAGTTGTTTAAGCAATCTCTTTTTTTTCCGAAAGGAAAGAGACTTTGGATGCTGATAGTAGCAATGTTTTATTTCGCTATTCCGTTTACCTTGATGATTTTTGGAGAGCAGTATATTTCATCTGGATTAGCTTCGATTATCTTTGCAAACATGCCAATCGCTGTGATGTTTACATCCAGTCTATTCTTAGGTTTAAAGCTGAGAAAGATTCAAATCGGTGGTTTATTTGTTGCAGTCTTAAGTTTAATTTTAATCTTAACAAAGGAGATGAGTTTAGGCGGAGAGGATTATCTGCTTGGATTTTTGGCTCTAGGAGGTGCTGTTCTTATGCATGCCATCATGTATGTGTTGGTTGAGAAGTTCTGTGAGCGAGTTCCTGTACTTACGTATAATGCGCTTCCTAGTTTGATCGCTTCTTTATGTTTACTTGTTACGTCTATGTTTATCGAGCAACCAGATGTGAGTACATTTTCTGTAGATTCGATAATGGCTGTTGTTTATTTGGGTATATTTGCGAGTGTTGGTGGCATTGTGGCTTACTTTAAACTTGGTCAAGTATCTTCACCATTTACAGCATCTATTTGCTTCTTATTTTTCCCTCTTATCGCTTTAAGCCTTTCTGTTTGGTTTGCGGGAAATAGCATATCTACTACCTCTGTTTTATTGTTGTTGCCTCTACTTTGTGGAATTTTAGTCACTAAGCTTGATGCTTCTTTTTGGACTAAGCTTTTTTCACTAGGTATGGGAGAGAGAAGAAAACAAAAGGTAAGTTAA
- the rpoZ gene encoding DNA-directed RNA polymerase subunit omega: MARVTVQDAVEKIGNRFDLVLISSRRARQMQTGGKDALVPEENDKTTVIALREIEEGLITKELLDARERQEQQEQDAAELAAVSSITHNR, encoded by the coding sequence ATGGCACGTGTAACCGTTCAAGACGCAGTTGAGAAAATCGGCAACCGTTTCGATCTAGTACTTATTTCTTCTCGTCGCGCACGTCAAATGCAAACTGGTGGTAAAGATGCGCTAGTGCCTGAAGAGAACGATAAAACAACTGTTATCGCTCTTCGTGAAATTGAAGAAGGCCTGATCACTAAAGAATTACTAGATGCTCGTGAGCGCCAAGAGCAACAAGAGCAAGACGCAGCTGAATTAGCAGCAGTAAGCTCAATCACACACAATCGTTAA
- a CDS encoding YicC/YloC family endoribonuclease, protein MIYSMTAYARREVKADWGNAVWEIRSVNQRYLETYFRMPEQFRGLEPVLRERFRKRLARGKVECHLRFEANNASNSELKINEDLARQVIKAAQWVKTESGEGSINPFQILQWQGVMEAPEQDFDAINKELLEHFELAVNDFIEARASEGANMQALIVQRLDAITEEAAKVRARMPEILEWQRNRLLTKFEDAKIELDSSRVEQELILLAQKSDVAEEIDRLDSHVKEANSIMKKGGACGRKLDFMMQEFNREANTLASKSISTDITASGVELKVLIEQMREQIQNIE, encoded by the coding sequence ATGATCTACAGTATGACGGCTTATGCACGCCGCGAAGTAAAAGCAGATTGGGGTAACGCTGTGTGGGAAATCCGCTCAGTAAACCAACGTTATTTAGAAACTTATTTCCGTATGCCAGAACAGTTCCGTGGCTTAGAACCTGTTCTTCGTGAGCGTTTCCGTAAGCGTCTTGCTCGCGGTAAAGTAGAATGTCACCTACGCTTTGAAGCAAACAATGCATCAAACAGCGAATTAAAAATTAATGAAGATTTAGCTCGCCAAGTGATTAAAGCAGCACAATGGGTAAAAACTGAATCAGGCGAAGGCAGCATTAACCCTTTCCAAATTCTGCAATGGCAAGGCGTAATGGAAGCTCCTGAGCAGGATTTCGATGCGATTAATAAAGAGCTTCTTGAGCACTTTGAACTAGCAGTAAATGACTTCATTGAAGCTCGTGCAAGTGAAGGTGCAAACATGCAAGCACTTATCGTACAACGCTTAGATGCTATTACTGAAGAAGCAGCAAAAGTTCGTGCTCGCATGCCAGAGATCCTAGAATGGCAACGTAACCGTCTTCTGACTAAATTTGAAGATGCGAAAATTGAACTGGATTCTTCTCGTGTTGAACAAGAGTTGATCCTTTTAGCTCAAAAATCGGATGTAGCTGAAGAGATCGATCGTTTAGATTCTCACGTTAAAGAAGCAAACAGTATTATGAAAAAAGGCGGCGCATGTGGTCGTAAACTGGATTTCATGATGCAAGAGTTTAACCGTGAAGCCAACACGCTAGCATCTAAATCAATCAGCACAGATATCACTGCATCTGGTGTTGAGCTGAAAGTACTTATCGAACAAATGCGTGAGCAAATTCAGAATATTGAATAA
- the ompR gene encoding two-component system response regulator OmpR yields MQENHKILVVDDDARLRSLLERYLSEQGFQVRSVANSEQMDRLLARETFHLMVLDLMLPGEDGLSICRRLRSANNMLPILMLTAKGDEIDRIVGLEVGADDYLPKPFNPRELLARIRAVLRRQVIEAPGAPSAEDKMIEFGEFRLNLGTREMFRNEEPMPLTSGEFAVLKSLVTNMREPMSRDKLMNMARGREYSAMERSIDVQISRLRRMIEEDPSRPRYIQTVWGLGYVFVPDGAEA; encoded by the coding sequence ATGCAAGAAAACCATAAGATTTTAGTAGTTGATGATGATGCTCGTCTTCGTTCTTTATTAGAGCGTTACTTGTCAGAACAAGGCTTTCAAGTGCGTAGCGTAGCTAACAGTGAACAAATGGACCGTTTATTGGCTCGTGAAACTTTCCACCTAATGGTATTGGACTTAATGTTGCCGGGTGAAGATGGCCTATCTATTTGCCGCCGCTTACGCAGTGCAAATAATATGTTGCCGATCCTAATGCTAACGGCAAAAGGCGATGAAATTGATCGCATCGTTGGTTTAGAAGTTGGTGCTGATGATTATTTACCAAAGCCATTTAATCCACGTGAATTACTAGCACGTATTCGTGCGGTATTACGTCGCCAAGTTATTGAAGCGCCAGGAGCTCCAAGCGCAGAAGATAAAATGATTGAGTTTGGTGAATTCCGCTTAAATCTAGGTACACGTGAAATGTTCCGTAATGAAGAACCAATGCCACTGACATCAGGGGAATTTGCCGTTCTAAAATCATTAGTGACGAACATGCGTGAACCAATGTCGCGTGATAAATTAATGAATATGGCTCGTGGCCGTGAATATTCAGCAATGGAACGTTCAATTGACGTTCAAATTTCTCGTCTTCGTCGTATGATTGAAGAAGACCCAAGTCGTCCACGCTATATTCAAACGGTGTGGGGATTAGGTTATGTATTTGTTCCTGATGGGGCAGAAGCGTAA
- a CDS encoding phosphate-starvation-inducible PsiE family protein — MPSHLPKSFSKPFLKVFHILEAILLVAITLATLFAMVNEFIHVFVEQQIQLTDILLMFIYLEVLAMVQQFVMNGKIPVRYPIYIAMMAIARYITLGMKEIDATLVVWLALAAFILAAATLLIRVGHHYWPYEINENKHYDE, encoded by the coding sequence ATGCCTTCTCATCTGCCGAAATCATTTAGTAAACCGTTTTTAAAAGTCTTTCATATTTTAGAAGCCATATTATTGGTTGCTATCACGCTAGCTACCTTATTTGCGATGGTGAACGAATTCATTCATGTTTTTGTCGAACAGCAAATTCAATTAACAGACATCCTTTTAATGTTTATCTACCTTGAAGTGTTAGCCATGGTGCAGCAGTTCGTGATGAACGGTAAAATCCCGGTTCGTTATCCTATCTACATCGCTATGATGGCCATTGCTCGTTACATTACATTAGGAATGAAAGAGATTGATGCAACCTTGGTGGTTTGGTTAGCGTTAGCCGCATTCATTCTTGCCGCTGCGACGTTATTGATCCGTGTTGGGCACCATTACTGGCCATATGAAATAAACGAAAACAAACATTATGATGAGTAG